A part of Rattus rattus isolate New Zealand chromosome 4, Rrattus_CSIRO_v1, whole genome shotgun sequence genomic DNA contains:
- the LOC116898127 gene encoding non-histone chromosomal protein HMG-14-like, translated as MPKRKVRVEGAAKAEPKCHSARLSAQPAPAKVDAELKKAVGKDKASDKKSQIKGKRGVKGRQAEAADQRTTDLPAENGETENQSPASEEEEEAKSD; from the coding sequence ATGCCCAAGAGGAAGGTTAGAGTGGAAGGAGCGGCGAAGGCAGAGCCCAAGTGCCACTCTGCGAGGCTGTCGGCCCAGCCTGCCCCTGCCAAGGTGGACGCGGAATTGAAAAAGGCCGTGGGAAAGGATAAAGCATCAGACAAAAAATCGCAGataaaagggaagaggggagtgaAGGGCAGACAGGCTGAAGCCGCTGACCAGCGAACTACAGATCTCCctgcagaaaatggagagacGGAAAACCAGAGCCcagcctctgaggaagaggaagaagcaaagtCTGACTAA
- the Glyatl3 gene encoding glycine N-acyltransferase-like protein 3, whose amino-acid sequence MLVLNCSTKLLLLENMLKSHFPESLKVYGAVMNINRGNPFQKEVVLDSWPDFKAIITRRQREAETDNLDHYTNAYAVFYKDVRAYQQLLEEHDVINWDQVFQIQGLQSELYTASKAIASAKLLDLDIKLASFKAVHFSPVSSEPDHSFLTGSTPRLTYLSVTDADLLNRTWSRGGNQQCLRYLAKLIACFPSVCVRDEKGNPVSWGITDQFATMCHGYTLPDHRRKGYSRLVALTLARKLQSRGFPSQGNVLDDNMASINLLKSVHAEFLPCRFHRLILTPAAFSRQAHR is encoded by the exons ATGTTGGTGCTCAACTGCTCCACCAAATTACTCTTACTGGAGAACATGCTGAAGAGTCACTTTCCTGAATCACTCAAG GTGTATGGAGCAGTGATGAACATAAATCGTGGAAATCCATTTCAAAAGGAAGTGGTATTGGATTCATGGCCAGACTTCAAAGCCATCATCACCCGGCGACAGAGAGAG GCTGAGACAGATAACCTTGACCATTACACTAATGCGTATGCTGTGTTCTACAAAGATGTCAGAGCTTACCAACAGCTATTGGAAGAACATGATGTTATTAACTGGGACCAAGTTTTTCAAATACAAG GGTTGCAAAGTGAATTATATACCGCTTCCAAAGCCATTGCCAGCGCAAAGCTGTTAGATTTGGACATAAAGTTGGCTTCCTTCAAGGCTGTCCACTTTTCTCCTGTTTCATCTGAGCCAGACCACAGTTTCCT AACTGGGTCAACCCCACGACTGACCTACCTGAGTGTCACAGATGCTGATCTTCTCAACCGAACTTGGTCACGAGGAGGCAACCAGCAGTGCCTTCGGTACTTGGCCAAACTCATCGCCTGCTTTCCCAGCGTGTGCGTGCGTGATGAGAAGGGAAACCCAGTGTCCTGGGGTATCACAGATCAGTTTGCCACTATGTGTCATGGCTACACCCTGCCTGACCATCGCAGGAAAGGTTACAGCCGACTGGTGGCCCTCACTCTGGCCAGGAAGTTGCAAAGCCGGGGATTTCCCTCCCAAGGAAACGTCCTTGATGACAACATGGCCTCTATAAACCTGCTGAAGAGTGTCCACGCTGAGTTCTTGCCTTGTCGTTTCCACAGGCTTATTCTAACCCCTGCAGCTTTCTCTAGACAAGCTCACCGTTAG